In Corynebacterium aquilae DSM 44791, the genomic stretch CGAAGCGGTCCAGCACTTCCTTCTGCAGCTTGAAGGATTCGGTGGCCAGCTCGCGGGCCTTGTCGCGGTCGCGCTTGCGGTAGACCACGCCCCGCCCATCGGCGGTGGTGACGGTGGCACCGTCCACACGCGACAGGCTAAACCAGCGCGCCTCGATGGGGGCGAAGTTCGCCTGGGGTGCCTCGTGGTGCTCGTCGTTGTGGCTCGACAGGGAGTGCTTGAGTCCCTTGAGCAGCCACATGCCCTTCTTGATGGGGGCAAGGCGGCCGCCGATGTCCTTGGTGGGCACCCCCGGCGCGCCGGTGGGTTTGGGCAGGTCAGCTGCGGTGGGCAGGACGACTGCGTCGGGGTAGTTTTTGCGCATGGCGTTGATGCGCGGCAGGGAGGTTTCGAGGACGTCGAAGAGCTGCTCGGGGCCGGCGAGGAAGTCTTTCATCGCTTCGTTTTGGATGGCGACGGTGGAGTATTCGAGGCAGAGCAGGTGTTTGAAGGTGGCTTTGGCCATGGATTTGACGATGCCTTTGGCGTCGCCGTCGTGGTCGATGGCGGCGACGATGAGGCGGTTGCGCAGGTGGAAGTATGCCTGCCAGTCGATGGCGTCGTCTTTGTCGGACCAGGCCATGTGCCAGATGGCGATGCCGGGCCAGGTGGCGGTGGGGTATCCGGCTTTGCCGGCGCGCAGGCCGTATTCGGCGTCGTCCCACTTGATGAACAGCGGGAGGGGTTGGCCGATTTCTTGGGCGACGTGGCGGGGGATCATGCACATCCACCAGCCGTTGTAGTCGACGTCGATGCGGCGGTGGAGGTCGCGGGAGTCCTTGACGTCCGGGTCCTTTGAGGTGTTGTTTTTGTAGCTCAAAGGCATTTCGGAGAAGTCGTGGTCGTAGTGGACGTGCGGTGCGGAGGTCCACATGAAGCTGCCGCGGTCGATGACTTCGCCCATGGAGTGCAGGTGACTGCGCTCTTGGAGGTTGAGCATTTGGCCGCCGATGAGCATGGGGGTTTTGGCGTAGCGGGCGGCCTGGAGGGCGCGCAGGACGCTGTCGGGCTCGATGGCGATGTCGTCATCCATGTACAGGATGTAGGGGGATTCGGCTTTTCCGGCCTCGCCGGTGCCGTCGGGCCCGCCGAGGGCTTCGTACATGATGCGGGAGTAGCCGCCGGAGCCGCCGAGGTTGCCTTGGCGGAATTCGAAGAATCGCTTGCCGAAGTGAGCGACGGCTTCCTGGTAGCCGGGTTCGTCTGCGGGGTGCTTGTTGCCCTGGTCAGGCATGATGACGGTGTCGATGATGGCGTCGACGGCCGCGTCGCTGGCGAGTGCTTCGAGGGCGGCGACGGCGTCGGCTGGGCGGTTGAAGGTGGGGATGCCGACGGTGACGCGCTTGTCGAAGGGGCCGACGGTGCCGCCGTCGGGCAGGACCTGGGGGCCGGGGGCGGCGGGGGCGTACCAGCCGGCGGATTTCAGGTCGACGTCGGTTTCTGCGGTGATGTCGAACCAGTACCAGCCGCCGTCTTCGAAGGGGGCGAGGTCGAGGACGAATTCGGCCACCCCGTTGTTGGTGGTGTCGCTGAGGTCTTGTCCGCCGCAGCCGATGCGGGATCCGTCGATCTTGGAGCGGTAGACCTCGACGCGTGCTTGGCCGGTGATTTCGACGCGCAGCACGACCTGGTTCAGCTGGGACCAGCGGCGCCAGTAGGAGGCGGGGAAGGCGTTGAAGTAGGTCTGGAAACTGACTTCTGCGCCTGCGGGGATGTGCGCGGTGGTGCGGCTATCCCAGCTAGAGCGTGGGGTTCCGTCGGTTTCTAGCAGGTACAGGGAGCGCACATCGTGCGGTTCGCCGGCGCGCGGAAGTAGCACGCGTTGCAGTTGCTCGACAGCCTGAGTAGTAGTCACCTAGGTCCCTTCTAACGACCTTACTTTTCTTCGTGACCTGCACGTGTTTCCTGCCGTGAAAAGGTGGCTGGATGCTTTTGTGCGGGTCGTGTGCATCCCACCACCAAGGATTGTTGGCGCCGTGTGGGCTGCGGGCTGTTCACCATATATATGGTGTGCTGCCGGCAGTCCACGTGGCCGGTGGGTGCACTATTGACGCAACCAGCCTAGTAGTGCGGTGGCGTGTGGGTGTCACCCCACGCCCTTAAAGGGTGTGTGAAATTACTGTGAGTCGACTCATCGCGTGCGGTGCCATCGGGTTCTGCGGGGTCTTTTCACCACAGATGCCCGGCGGTTGTGTGGTCAACCAGCCGGGCATGTGGTGGTGCACCGTGAGCGGTGATGTATCGGGGTGTTAGCTCGCGAGGCGGGCGCCGATGCGGCTACCGGCCATGGTGTCGCCCATGCCTTCGAACATCCAGGCATACTTTTTGCGTTTCTTGTGCTTGACGGCGTTGCGGAACCACGGGTGGCTGGTGTCGCATTCATTGGAGGAGATGAAGCGGATGGCGTTCCACATCGCCACCTGTTCGGGGATGTGGAGGCCTTGTGCGCCAACGCCGGGGATCCATCGCTTGTGGCCGAGGAACCAGTGGCCGGGGTCTGCGATGGGCAGACTGTCGATGGTGTCGGCGCCTGCGACGGCCTTGTGGTCGAAGACGTCGTCGTAGACGATGCCCCAGATCTGCCCGCCTTTGCGGGTATGAAGAAACTCGTCGGCGAAATCTTCTCCATCAAAGTGTGCGCTGGCAATTGTGCTGAGGTGCTGGCCGGCCTCGCGGGCAATCCTCAAGTATTCGCTGGTGAAGTCGGGCGAGTTTGCCTTTTCCTGCAGTGTGTCGAGTTGGCTGGCCAGTTCGCGCAGCGCGGCGTTGTCGCCCTTCGAGGCTCCTGGGACGTTGGATTCTGTGACAGTGAGCAGGGACATGCGGAGTTCGCCGGCGGCGGTTTTGCGCGCGAACTCTTCGCCGTTGTCGATGGCCTCGATCCACTCCAACGCGCGCCGAATCATCAGGTACTCGGTTCCGTCTTGAACCAGCGGACCCTTGAATTCGCCGCCGCTCTTTGTGCCCTTGGTGAGGGGGAAAATGAGGGGGTTGACTGTTCTGATGTTGAGCAGTGTGCGTCGTGGGGGAAGGTCACCGTAGGCGCGCATGCGCTCGCAGAGTGCCTCCCAGTGCCGCAGTTGTTCCTTGGAGACGAACTCTTCTGGCAGTGCTCGCAGCTGTGCGTCCATCTCGTCCATCTGCTCTAGGAATTCCTGTCGGTGGCGCACGAAGGTGGAGTAGGTTTTGCCCACCCAAAACCATCGTGCGGGGAGTACGGCCACGTAAATGACCAACAAGAGCAGGGCCACGCAGGACAAGGCGATGGCAGCTGGATGGTCGGAGACTTTAGCCACCACTTCCATCAGTTTGAACCCGAGTAAGAGGCCGACGATAACGCCAGCAATGGCTCCGAGTCCAGTAGTGAATCCATGCGGTGTGGTGAGTTTCGGTTTGACGAACTCAGCGCGCGTGAAAACGCTTGGGCGATTATGAAGCGTAACTTGTGACATACCTCTCAACATAGTGATTTCCCGCGGGGCTTTAAAGGCTAAAACCGCATACTTTTTGCCTTCCCACGCCTGGGCCCCTTTGCAGTGTTCACGGCGCACCCCATCGGGCGGCATGGTCGCCATGCACCGCGACACCTGGCCATGTAGCCCGAATGCAGCATGCATTCTTCGCGCGCAGCATGGACTCCGACCTGGTGTTTTCCAGATTCACCAGTTTCACAACAATTTTGCTCCGTGGGGCACTGTTCGCGGGCTCCACGCCCCACCATCCGACACGCCTGCAGCACCCGGCGCCCGAGAATCTCGGATGTCGGGTGCTGCACGGTGGGGTGTCAACGTCTAGGTGCCTTTGACGTTGAGCACCTGGCGCAAGGTGTGGACGACCTCCACGAGCGGGGCGGCGTCTTCCATCACCTGGTCGATGTCCTTGTAGGCGTCCGGAATTTCGTCCACCCATTCATCGCCATGGCGGTAGACGATGCCGGCCATACGGCGATCGAGGTCGCCGGCGGTGAAGGCTTTTTTGGCCTCCGTGCGACTCATCCGCCGCCCCGCGCCGTGGGGTGCCGATCGCAGCGCCTCGGCATTGCCTTTGCCACGCACGACGTAGGAGCGCGTACCCATGGAACCGGGGATCAGCGCCGGGGTGCCAGCGTCTGCCAACACCGCACCTTTGCGGGTCAACCACACGGTCTGCCCGTAGTGATCTTCCGGCACGGTGTAGTTGTGGTGGCAGTTGATGCGCTGTTCTTCCACAATGTCTTCGCCGACGAAGTCGGCCAAGCAGTCGCGGAAGCGATCCATCATTTCCTCGCGGTTTAAGTAGGCGAAGCGCTGCGCCCACGCAA encodes the following:
- a CDS encoding glycosyltransferase, encoding MTTTQAVEQLQRVLLPRAGEPHDVRSLYLLETDGTPRSSWDSRTTAHIPAGAEVSFQTYFNAFPASYWRRWSQLNQVVLRVEITGQARVEVYRSKIDGSRIGCGGQDLSDTTNNGVAEFVLDLAPFEDGGWYWFDITAETDVDLKSAGWYAPAAPGPQVLPDGGTVGPFDKRVTVGIPTFNRPADAVAALEALASDAAVDAIIDTVIMPDQGNKHPADEPGYQEAVAHFGKRFFEFRQGNLGGSGGYSRIMYEALGGPDGTGEAGKAESPYILYMDDDIAIEPDSVLRALQAARYAKTPMLIGGQMLNLQERSHLHSMGEVIDRGSFMWTSAPHVHYDHDFSEMPLSYKNNTSKDPDVKDSRDLHRRIDVDYNGWWMCMIPRHVAQEIGQPLPLFIKWDDAEYGLRAGKAGYPTATWPGIAIWHMAWSDKDDAIDWQAYFHLRNRLIVAAIDHDGDAKGIVKSMAKATFKHLLCLEYSTVAIQNEAMKDFLAGPEQLFDVLETSLPRINAMRKNYPDAVVLPTAADLPKPTGAPGVPTKDIGGRLAPIKKGMWLLKGLKHSLSSHNDEHHEAPQANFAPIEARWFSLSRVDGATVTTADGRGVVYRKRDRDKARELATESFKLQKEVLDRFDEMQQRYRAAHKDLTSLAAWERIFGNGS